Proteins from a genomic interval of Streptomyces fodineus:
- the whiA gene encoding DNA-binding protein WhiA translates to MAMTAAVKDEISRLPVTRTCCRKAEVSAILRFAGGLHLVSGHIVIEAELDTAMAARRLKRDILEIFGHSSELIVMAPGGLRRGSRYVVRVVAGGDQLARQTGLVDGRGRPIRGLPPQVVSGATCDAEAAWRGAFLAHGSLTEPGRSSSLEVTCPGPEAALALVGAARRLSIAAKAREVRGVDRVVVRDGDAIGALLTRLGAHESVLAWEERRMRREVRATANRLANFDDANLRRSARAAVAAGARVQRALEILGEEVPEHLAAAGRLRMEHKQASLEELGALADPPLTKDAVAGRIRRLLAMADKRAADLGIPGTEANLTEELADNLAG, encoded by the coding sequence ATGGCGATGACGGCAGCGGTGAAGGACGAGATCTCCCGGCTACCCGTCACCCGGACCTGCTGCAGGAAGGCGGAGGTCTCCGCCATTCTGCGGTTCGCCGGCGGCCTTCACCTGGTGAGTGGGCACATCGTGATCGAGGCGGAGCTGGACACCGCGATGGCGGCCCGCCGTCTCAAACGGGACATCCTGGAGATCTTCGGCCACAGCTCCGAGCTGATCGTGATGGCGCCCGGCGGGCTGCGGCGCGGCTCGCGGTACGTCGTCCGGGTCGTCGCGGGCGGTGACCAGCTGGCCCGCCAGACGGGGCTCGTCGACGGCCGGGGCCGCCCGATCCGGGGCCTCCCCCCGCAGGTGGTCTCCGGGGCCACCTGTGACGCGGAGGCGGCCTGGCGCGGCGCCTTCCTGGCGCACGGTTCGCTGACCGAGCCCGGTCGTTCCTCCTCCCTGGAGGTGACCTGCCCGGGTCCGGAGGCCGCGCTCGCGCTGGTCGGCGCCGCCCGCCGGCTGTCGATCGCCGCGAAGGCCCGTGAGGTGCGGGGCGTGGACCGGGTCGTGGTCCGCGACGGCGACGCGATCGGCGCGCTGCTGACCCGGCTCGGCGCGCACGAGTCGGTGCTGGCCTGGGAGGAGCGCCGGATGCGCCGCGAGGTGCGGGCCACGGCCAACCGGCTCGCCAACTTCGACGACGCCAACCTGCGCCGCTCGGCCCGGGCCGCCGTGGCAGCCGGTGCGCGGGTGCAGCGGGCGCTGGAGATCCTGGGCGAGGAGGTCCCCGAGCACCTCGCCGCCGCCGGCCGGCTCCGCATGGAGCACAAGCAGGCCTCCCTGGAGGAGCTGGGCGCGCTCGCCGACCCGCCGCTGACGAAGGACGCGGTCGCGGGCCGTATCCGCCGACTGCTGGCGATGGCCGACAAGCGCGCCGCCGACCTGGGCATCCCGGGTACGGAGGCCAACCTCACCGAGGAGCTGGCGGACAACCTGGCCGGCTGA
- a CDS encoding gluconeogenesis factor YvcK family protein has protein sequence MTERTTRLSRLRRMVPEGRSGRTAAESRPVRPAEIRGGRPRRRGAQPKVVALGGGMGLSASLAALRRITGDLTAVVTVADDGGSSGRLRDELGVLPPGDLRKALAALCGDDEWGQTWARVIQHRFQSKGELHEHAVGNLLIVALWEQLGDHVQALDLVGKLLGAHGRVLPMSAVPLELQALVKGHDPEHPDDVDTVRGQANVALTPGEVQSVHLVPHDPPAVPEAVAAVLDADWVVLGPGSWFSSVIPHLLVPELLDALTDTKARKVLSLNLAPQPGETEGFSPQRHLEVLGRHAPKLALDVVLADEAAVPDRDLLTEAAKRLGAAVELAPVARTDGSPRHDPELLAAAYDRIFRMHGRIGPWR, from the coding sequence ATGACGGAACGTACCACGCGGCTCAGCCGGTTGCGCCGGATGGTGCCGGAGGGGCGCTCGGGCCGTACGGCCGCCGAGTCCCGGCCGGTCCGCCCCGCCGAGATCCGTGGCGGCCGGCCCCGCCGCCGGGGCGCGCAGCCCAAGGTGGTGGCGCTCGGCGGCGGCATGGGCCTGTCCGCCTCGCTCGCCGCGCTGCGCCGGATCACCGGTGACCTCACCGCCGTCGTCACCGTGGCCGACGACGGCGGCTCCAGCGGCCGGCTGCGCGACGAGCTGGGTGTGCTGCCGCCCGGCGACCTGCGCAAGGCGCTGGCCGCGCTGTGCGGCGACGACGAGTGGGGCCAGACCTGGGCCCGGGTCATCCAGCACCGCTTCCAGTCCAAGGGCGAGCTGCACGAGCACGCGGTCGGCAATCTGCTGATCGTCGCCCTGTGGGAGCAGCTCGGCGACCATGTGCAGGCGCTGGACCTGGTCGGCAAGCTGCTCGGCGCGCACGGGCGCGTGCTGCCCATGTCCGCCGTACCGCTGGAGCTGCAGGCCCTGGTCAAGGGGCACGACCCGGAGCACCCGGACGACGTGGACACGGTGCGCGGACAGGCGAACGTCGCCCTGACGCCGGGCGAGGTCCAGTCGGTGCACCTGGTGCCGCACGACCCGCCGGCCGTGCCCGAGGCCGTGGCGGCGGTCCTGGACGCGGACTGGGTGGTGCTCGGCCCCGGCTCCTGGTTCTCCTCGGTGATCCCGCACCTGCTCGTCCCCGAACTGCTGGACGCCCTCACGGATACCAAGGCGCGCAAGGTGCTGTCACTCAACCTCGCCCCGCAGCCGGGAGAAACAGAGGGCTTCTCCCCGCAGCGTCATTTGGAGGTTTTGGGGCGACACGCCCCTAAACTCGCCCTGGACGTGGTGCTGGCCGACGAGGCCGCCGTGCCCGACCGCGACTTGCTCACCGAGGCCGCCAAACGGCTGGGAGCCGCGGTCGAGCTGGCGCCGGTGGCCCGGACCGATGGATCACCCCGGCATGATCCGGAGCTGTTGGCCGCCGCGTACGACCGTATTTTTCGGATGCATGGAAGGATCGGCCCATGGCGATGA
- the gap gene encoding type I glyceraldehyde-3-phosphate dehydrogenase, producing the protein MTIRVGINGFGRIGRNYFRALLEQGADIEVVAVNDLGDTATTAHLLKYDTILGRLKQEVSHTADTITVDGHTIKVLSERNPADIPWGELGVDIVIESTGIFTKKEDAAKHIAGGAKKVLISAPAKDEDITIVMGVNQDKYDPANHHVISNASCTTNCVAPMAKVLDENFGIVKGLMTTVHAYTNDQRILDFPHKDLRRARAAAENIIPTTTGAAKATALVLPQLKGKLDGIAMRVPVPTGSVTDLVVELGREVTKEEVNAAFQKAAEGELKGLLDYTEDPIVSSDIVNAPASCTFDSSLTMVQEGKNVKVIGWYDNEWGYSNRLVDLTVFVGNQL; encoded by the coding sequence GTGACGATCCGCGTAGGCATCAACGGCTTCGGCCGCATCGGGCGTAACTACTTCCGCGCGCTGCTGGAGCAGGGGGCGGACATCGAGGTCGTGGCTGTCAACGACCTGGGTGACACCGCGACCACCGCTCACCTGCTCAAGTACGACACGATCCTGGGTCGCCTCAAGCAGGAGGTCTCCCACACCGCCGACACCATCACCGTGGACGGCCACACCATCAAGGTGCTCTCCGAGCGCAACCCGGCCGACATCCCCTGGGGCGAGCTGGGCGTCGACATCGTCATCGAGTCGACCGGCATCTTCACCAAGAAGGAAGACGCCGCCAAGCACATCGCCGGCGGCGCGAAGAAGGTCCTCATCTCGGCCCCGGCCAAGGACGAGGACATCACCATCGTGATGGGCGTCAACCAGGACAAGTACGACCCGGCGAACCACCACGTCATCTCCAACGCCTCCTGCACCACCAACTGTGTGGCGCCGATGGCGAAGGTCCTCGACGAGAACTTCGGGATCGTCAAGGGTCTGATGACCACGGTGCACGCGTACACGAACGACCAGCGCATCCTGGACTTCCCGCACAAGGACCTGCGCCGCGCCCGTGCCGCCGCCGAGAACATCATCCCGACCACCACCGGTGCCGCCAAGGCCACCGCCCTGGTCCTTCCGCAGCTCAAGGGCAAGCTGGACGGCATCGCCATGCGCGTCCCGGTCCCGACCGGCTCGGTCACCGACCTGGTCGTCGAGCTCGGCCGCGAGGTCACCAAGGAAGAGGTCAACGCCGCCTTCCAGAAGGCCGCCGAGGGCGAGCTCAAGGGCCTCCTCGACTACACCGAGGACCCGATCGTGTCCTCCGACATCGTCAACGCCCCGGCGTCCTGCACCTTCGACTCCTCCCTGACCATGGTCCAGGAGGGCAAGAACGTGAAGGTCATCGGTTGGTACGACAACGAGTGGGGCTACTCCAACCGCCTCGTGGACCTCACGGTCTTCGTCGGCAACCAGCTCTGA
- a CDS encoding M14 family metallopeptidase produces the protein MRHRARSILAVGALLIGGASLAPMARAQSGSPAKPDPGEVKVFRAEVTKAQIPLLLRAGQDGDELAEQGMRGGKSEVEVYLTDEQAAKLRKQGVDLIEHRVSAKAQALVQKASQGVFRPYGGSGGLKEEILRTAQANPGLTKVESIGKTVNGQDILALKLTRDARKTKDGSKPSVLYLSNQHAREWITPEMTRRLMHYYLDHYKTDQRIRRIVDTTELWFVISANPDGYDYTFKNSTTRLWRKNLRDVNGDGVIGTGDGVDLNRNFPYKWGYDDEGSSPNPTSETYRGASPESEPETKALDGFEKRVGFRYAVNYHSAAELLLYGVGWQVATPTPDDVVYKALAGTPGNPAIPGYHSQLSSELYTTNGEADGHASNVDGVAMFTPEMSTCQTASNVDPSDAWKPEDCQSVFNFPDDEKLIQQEFTKNIPFALSVAETAVHPDRPVSSVGLSAADFTPAAFSTSYSRGADQEVSVVVRKALGDKELKYRVNGGRVLGRTLRHWKGGRVYGGKDDLYFDEYRAKVRGGGPGDKVEVWFTGETKGGRKVSSSHFTYTVAERPQADTLVVAEEGTAATQAQKYVDAVQAAGHRAIVWDVATQGAPDALGVLKHFRTVVHYSGANGPANATQLQLRAYLNEGGRLIEAGELAGGSVDLGGGSLSDDFSQYYLGAYSRTSTKGATGFTGSGPLGGFTGALGDAPGNPLDKAGTYGVTSEELPVATYPQFKSAGAGRFAGTVNPYGPYSGSYMAAAVHTDDAYKRLTRTIDLTGVSATDKPALNMRLLWDTEPGYDHAVLEAHTVGADDWTTLPEAGGVTKTTVPADCGQGFLIAEHPWLKHYLTLADNACTAKGTTGSWNSLTGSSGGWQQVGFDLSAYAGKSVEVSISYITDPGTGGHGVLADDASLVVGGTAKQTEGFETSLGAWHVPGPPAGSPPVLKDWARSGTLFQTYGAVTTDDTVLLGFGLEQVSSAADRAALVKKAFAALGG, from the coding sequence ATGAGACATAGAGCGAGATCGATCCTCGCTGTCGGCGCGCTCCTGATCGGCGGAGCGAGCCTCGCACCCATGGCCCGGGCGCAGAGCGGAAGTCCGGCGAAGCCCGATCCGGGCGAGGTCAAGGTCTTCCGTGCCGAGGTCACCAAGGCGCAGATCCCACTGCTTCTCCGGGCCGGCCAGGACGGTGACGAACTCGCCGAGCAGGGCATGAGGGGCGGCAAGTCCGAGGTCGAGGTCTACCTCACCGACGAGCAGGCCGCGAAGCTCCGCAAACAGGGCGTCGACCTCATCGAGCACAGGGTCTCGGCCAAGGCCCAGGCGCTCGTCCAGAAGGCGTCCCAGGGCGTCTTCCGCCCCTACGGCGGCAGCGGCGGGCTCAAGGAGGAGATCCTCAGGACCGCCCAGGCCAACCCCGGCCTGACCAAGGTCGAGTCCATCGGCAAGACGGTCAACGGGCAGGACATCCTCGCACTCAAGCTGACCCGGGACGCCAGGAAGACCAAGGACGGCTCCAAGCCGTCGGTGCTGTATCTGTCCAACCAGCACGCGCGCGAGTGGATCACACCGGAGATGACCCGGCGTCTGATGCACTACTACCTGGACCACTACAAGACCGATCAGCGCATCCGAAGGATCGTCGATACGACCGAGCTGTGGTTCGTCATCTCGGCGAACCCCGACGGCTACGACTACACGTTCAAGAACTCCACGACCCGCCTGTGGCGCAAGAACCTGCGCGACGTCAACGGCGACGGCGTGATCGGCACGGGCGACGGCGTCGACCTCAACCGCAACTTCCCCTACAAGTGGGGCTACGACGACGAGGGTTCGTCCCCCAACCCCACCAGCGAGACCTACCGCGGCGCGAGTCCCGAGTCCGAGCCCGAGACCAAGGCGCTGGACGGTTTCGAAAAGCGCGTCGGCTTCCGGTACGCCGTCAACTACCACTCCGCCGCCGAACTCCTCCTCTACGGCGTCGGCTGGCAGGTCGCCACTCCCACCCCGGACGACGTCGTCTACAAGGCGCTCGCCGGCACCCCCGGCAACCCGGCCATCCCCGGCTACCATTCGCAGCTCTCCTCGGAGCTGTACACCACCAACGGCGAGGCGGACGGGCACGCGTCGAACGTCGACGGCGTCGCGATGTTCACCCCCGAGATGTCGACCTGCCAGACCGCGTCGAACGTCGACCCGAGCGACGCCTGGAAGCCCGAGGACTGCCAGTCGGTCTTCAACTTCCCCGACGACGAGAAGCTGATCCAGCAGGAGTTCACCAAGAACATCCCGTTCGCGCTCTCCGTTGCCGAGACCGCCGTACACCCGGACAGGCCGGTCTCCTCGGTCGGGCTGAGCGCCGCCGACTTCACCCCGGCCGCGTTCTCCACGTCGTACTCCCGGGGCGCGGACCAGGAGGTCTCCGTCGTCGTCCGCAAGGCGCTCGGCGACAAGGAGCTGAAGTACCGCGTCAACGGCGGCCGCGTCCTCGGCCGAACGCTCCGGCACTGGAAGGGCGGCCGGGTCTACGGCGGCAAGGACGACCTGTACTTCGACGAGTACCGGGCCAAGGTGCGAGGCGGCGGGCCGGGCGACAAGGTCGAGGTGTGGTTCACCGGCGAGACGAAGGGCGGCAGGAAGGTCTCCAGCTCGCACTTCACCTACACCGTCGCCGAGCGGCCGCAGGCCGACACGCTCGTCGTCGCCGAGGAGGGCACGGCGGCCACGCAGGCCCAGAAGTACGTGGACGCGGTCCAGGCGGCCGGGCACAGGGCGATCGTGTGGGACGTGGCCACGCAGGGCGCCCCGGACGCGCTCGGCGTGCTGAAGCACTTCCGGACGGTCGTGCACTACTCGGGCGCGAACGGCCCCGCCAACGCCACCCAGCTCCAGCTGCGCGCCTACCTCAACGAGGGCGGCCGGCTGATCGAGGCCGGTGAACTGGCCGGCGGCAGCGTCGACCTCGGCGGCGGCAGCCTCTCGGACGACTTCAGCCAGTACTACCTGGGCGCCTACAGCCGTACGTCGACCAAGGGAGCCACCGGCTTCACCGGCTCCGGCCCCCTGGGCGGCTTCACCGGCGCCCTCGGCGACGCGCCCGGCAACCCGCTGGACAAGGCCGGTACCTACGGCGTCACCTCCGAGGAGCTGCCGGTGGCCACGTACCCGCAGTTCAAGAGCGCGGGCGCGGGCCGGTTCGCGGGGACCGTCAACCCGTACGGGCCGTACTCCGGGTCGTACATGGCCGCCGCCGTGCACACGGACGACGCCTACAAGCGTCTCACCCGCACCATCGACCTCACCGGTGTCAGCGCCACCGACAAGCCGGCCCTGAACATGCGGCTGCTGTGGGACACCGAGCCGGGGTACGACCACGCGGTCCTCGAGGCGCACACCGTGGGCGCCGACGACTGGACGACCCTGCCGGAGGCCGGGGGCGTCACGAAGACGACGGTGCCGGCGGACTGCGGGCAGGGCTTCCTGATCGCCGAACACCCGTGGCTGAAGCACTATCTGACGCTCGCGGACAACGCCTGCACGGCGAAGGGCACCACCGGCTCCTGGAACAGCCTCACCGGCAGCTCCGGCGGCTGGCAGCAGGTCGGCTTCGATCTGAGCGCCTACGCCGGGAAGTCCGTCGAGGTCTCGATCAGCTACATCACCGACCCCGGCACCGGCGGACACGGCGTCCTCGCCGACGACGCCTCGCTCGTCGTCGGCGGCACCGCGAAGCAGACCGAGGGATTCGAGACGTCCCTCGGCGCCTGGCACGTGCCCGGACCGCCCGCGGGCAGCCCGCCCGTCCTGAAGGACTGGGCGCGCTCCGGGACGCTGTTCCAGACCTATGGCGCGGTCACCACGGACGACACCGTGCTGCTCGGGTTCGGCCTGGAGCAGGTGTCGTCGGCGGCCGATCGGGCAGCCCTGGTGAAGAAGGCGTTCGCGGCGCTCGGCGGGTGA
- the rapZ gene encoding RNase adapter RapZ: protein MTEHDAQPTAERDPARTEAGEDQPQSAAGEQPAVEENGAQVSTDGTPAAGPEAAIPELVIISGMSGAGRSTAAKCLEDLGWFVVDNLPPALIPTMVELGARSQGNVARIAVVVDVRGRRFFDNLRESLADLDSRGVTRRIVFLESSDDALVRRFESVRRPHPLQGDGRIVDGIAAERELLRELRGDADLVIDTSSLNVHELRAKMDAQFAGEEEPELRATVMSFGFKYGLPVDADLVADMRFLPNPHWVPELRPYTGINEEVAAYVFNQPGAKEFLDRYAELLRLIAAGYRREGKRYVTIAIGCTGGKHRSVAMSEKLAARLAAEGVETVVVHRDMGRE, encoded by the coding sequence ATGACCGAGCACGACGCACAGCCCACAGCAGAGCGAGATCCGGCCCGCACGGAAGCGGGGGAGGATCAGCCACAGTCCGCGGCCGGTGAGCAGCCCGCGGTCGAGGAAAACGGAGCACAGGTGAGCACGGACGGTACGCCGGCCGCAGGCCCGGAAGCGGCCATCCCCGAGTTGGTGATCATCTCCGGTATGTCCGGAGCGGGACGGTCGACGGCGGCGAAGTGTCTGGAGGACCTCGGCTGGTTCGTCGTGGACAACCTCCCGCCCGCCCTCATCCCCACCATGGTGGAGCTGGGCGCCCGCTCGCAGGGCAACGTGGCGCGGATCGCGGTCGTCGTGGACGTACGCGGCCGGCGCTTCTTCGACAACCTGCGGGAATCCCTCGCCGACCTCGACAGCCGGGGCGTCACGCGCCGGATCGTCTTCCTGGAGTCCTCCGACGACGCCCTGGTACGCCGCTTCGAGTCGGTGCGCCGGCCGCACCCCCTCCAGGGCGACGGCCGCATCGTCGACGGCATCGCCGCCGAGCGCGAGCTGCTGCGTGAGCTGCGCGGCGACGCCGACCTGGTGATCGACACCTCCAGCCTGAACGTGCACGAGCTGCGCGCCAAGATGGACGCCCAGTTCGCCGGCGAGGAGGAGCCGGAGCTGCGGGCCACCGTGATGTCCTTCGGCTTCAAGTACGGCCTCCCGGTCGACGCCGACCTGGTCGCGGACATGCGGTTCCTGCCCAACCCGCACTGGGTCCCGGAGCTGCGCCCGTACACCGGCATCAACGAGGAGGTCGCCGCCTATGTCTTCAACCAGCCCGGCGCGAAGGAGTTCCTCGACAGGTACGCCGAACTGCTGCGGCTGATCGCGGCCGGCTACCGGCGCGAGGGCAAGCGGTATGTGACCATCGCCATCGGCTGTACGGGCGGCAAGCACCGCTCGGTCGCGATGTCGGAGAAGCTCGCCGCGCGCCTGGCGGCCGAGGGTGTGGAGACGGTGGTCGTACACCGGGACATGGGACGGGAATGA